Below is a window of Sulfurisphaera ohwakuensis DNA.
TTGTCCATTTTCATCAAAGAAAGCTCCCTCTAATAACGCTTGTGCCATCCCTTGTACAATGCCACCTATAGCTTGTCCTTCAGCAAGTAAAGGATTAATAACAGTTCCTACATCATCAACTGCAACATATTTCTTTACAAATACTTTTCCTGTCTCATCTACCTTAACTAGAGCCAAATGCACACCATAGGGGGTGGTGGGAGGTTGTTTAACATTATAGATAGCTGTTATATCCAGACTTTCTCCCATCTTAAAAGCATTCTTTACGATTTCGTCAAAAGTGACTTTATTACCGTTCTTCTTATGTGTGACATTTCCTTCTTTATACTCAACCTCCTCTTTGTCAGCATTTAGTATTTTAGCACCGATTTCAATTAATTTATCCTTAAGCTTTTGAGAAGCTAATAAAACTGCTGAACCACCTATAGTTACAGTCCTACTTCCCCATGTTCCAATACCATCTTCAATTATTTCCGTATCACCCCATCTAACTTCAATCTTTTCAATTGGTAACTCCAGTACGTCAGCTGCAATTTGAGCAAATGCAGTTGCATCTCCTTGACCGTGAGGACCAGTACCTGTAACTAATGTAATTTTACCATCATATTTAACAGAAATTCTGGCAACTTCCCAAGGTCCAAAAGCAGTTATTTCAATATAAGAAGAGACACCAACACAGCCATCCTCTTTCTTTAGTTCATCATAATATTTCTTCCCAATTTCTAAAAGTTTCTTTACATTTCCAGAATCATAAGTAACACCAAAAATGTTAGTATACGGTAATGTGTCAATAGCATTCTTCAACCTTATTTCATACTGATCTATTCCTAATTCATCTGCTACAATATTTACTATTCTCTCTATAAAGTATATACCTTCTGGTCTACCAGCACCTCTATATGATTGTGTAGGAGTTATATTTGTATGAACTGCATAGGCATCAATATCAGCACCGATTATCTTATAAATACCAGGTAACATCCTTACGGTACTCTTAACGTTTCCAGATTCATCATCATTAGCATCTGGGTAAGGAGCTCCTAAGTTTGCTATCAGAGTACCTCTTATTCCTAAAATTGTTCCATCTTTTCTAACAGCAACTTCAAACTTCAGTTTTTTGTCCCTACCATGTCCAGCCGATATAAATTCTTCCGTTCTTGTAGGTACCCATTTTAGTGGTTTCCTTAATATTAGTGCTAGTTTAGCTAAAGCGTATTCCTCTGGATGGGCAATGATTTTACTACCAAATGCACCTCCAACGTCAGGCTGAATTACCCTAATGTTTTCAAATCCAAGGAAATCAACAAGATTTCTTCTCAAATAGTGAGCTGATTGCGTAGAAGAGTAAAATGTAAGCTTATTTCCATCAAAGTAAGCTAAAGCACCTCTAGTCTCTAACGGTGAAGCTATTACCCTTTGATTGATTAAGGTATCAGAAATTGTTAAATCAGCTTCTTTAAATGCTTTTTCTACGTCTCCTCCTTTCCATCTTTCATGATAATAAATATTTGAAGATAAACCACTATGCACCTTCACTTTGTCTTCTAACGCTTTTTCCGGGTCTAAAACGTAGTCTAATTCCTCATATTCTACTTCAACAGATTCAATTAGATCATAAGCCTCATATCTATCTTTAGCAATGACTATAGCTATTGGCTGTCCAACGTAGGTAGTCTCTTTAGTTGCTATAGGGAAATCTTTTCCAGGATTTATATCTTCACCAGTAAATATTCCTTCTTCTTTTTTAACCTTAATCCTTGCATGAGGATATTTACTTCTTACGAATGCTACAAATAGTGTTCCAGGTAATTCAATATCATCAACGTATGCTCCTTTTCCAGTTATAAGCCTTAAATCCTCAATTCTTTTTATCGGCTTACCGATATACATGAATTAAAGTATACACGAGAATTTTATAAATATTTGTACAAGGGCTGAACCCTTTTTCACGTTAATAAAAATCTTTTTATATTTGATAATGTTAAAATTTTTCCGATAAAGATGATCTCTCACACCGATGTGGGCTATGCCCAAAAGGGTGAGGGAGATAACGGAGATGTGAGTCCCGTGCCGTTGGGCTCAAAGGAGTCCCATGACCCATCTACCAGTAGGTGGTTGAGGGTTAAGCCCCTACACTCGATCATGATTGAAGATAAAATGAGTGAAATGAAAGTGTAGGGACAAACGGGAGAAAAGTATTGTTAAAAACTTAACATCTTAAGTCTCGTGTTTATAGTTGGATGAGAAGAGAATATGCTAGACTCTACGTCTCCATATTTTTTAATGACTAGTTTAAGTTCATCTCCAACTATAGAATATGCAAGCCTATCAGCTTGGATCTCTTGCCTTTTACTTATAAATTTTTGCAATAAAAAGATCAAAATCAAGGAAATCAGTGAAAGAACAATATTAAACTGAAACAGAAATAATGAGAATAATAACCCTACAGCTACGAATATTTTCATCTTTAGGTAATGGTTAAGTACAATATGTGACATTTCGTGGGCTAATATTGCTCTTTGTTCGGATTTATCTAGTTTTAGAAAGCCTTTAGTTATTACTAAATTTTTACCTATTATATATGCGTTTACACTCTCATTATTATCAAGAAATATTCTTATTCCTTGTATAGTAAATAAAGATTTTAATCTCCTTAGCTGTAAACGATCTCCTATAAATATGAGAGGGAGTATGGCGAAAATAATTAAATTCACAATAACTATTACGCGGAAATACTATATATCTCTTTTAGTTTCGCATAAGAAGAAAGAGATTTATTTTAAGCTCATTACTAACAACTTGTGAAAGCTGTACTTTTAGAGAACGGAAAGGTTGTAATTAAGGAGATACCTAAGCCTATAATTAAGGATAAAGGTGATGTTATAGTTAAGATGAAAGCTTGCGGATTATGTGGTACAGATGTAGAAAAAATTTGTGGACAATACACAGCATCTCAGCCAATACTAGGGCATGAGCCAGCTGGAATAATAGACGAATCTAGTGTAGATTTCTTAAAATCAGGACAAAGAGTATTTGCTCACCACCATGTTCCTTGCTATGAGTGTTACTATTGTACTCACGGTAGTCCTACAATGTGTCCTTATTATAGGAAAACAAATCTTGACCCTGGCGGATTTGCTGAGTACTTTAGGGTACCGGCCTGGAATGTAATAAGGGGAGGAATTTTAATTTTACCAGACTCTGTATCTTTTGATGAAGGAGCTTTTATAGAACCATTAGCTACTGTTGTGAGAGCGCAGAGAAGGGTAAAAATAAATAAGGGAGATAGTGTCTTAGTGGTTGGAGCTGGACCTATGGGTTTATTACACGTAATGATGGCTAAGGCTAATGGTGCCAGTACTGTTATAACATCTGACGTATCAGATTTTAGAATTGAATATGCTACCAAAGTAGGAGCAGACTACTCGTTAAATGCTAGAAAGACTGATATACCAAGTGAAGTTAAGAAATTAACAGATGGTAGAGGAGCTGATGTAGCGATAATAGCCTCGGGGTCTCCTTCAGCTATATTATCTGGACTACTTTCAGTGAGAAAAGGGGGATACGTATTACTATTTGGTGTTCCGTATAAAGGAACAGTCTTGAATTACGATATTAGTGAGCTTTTAAATAATGAAATTTCAATAATATCAAGTAATGCTGCAGTGGAAGAAGATACAAAAGAAGCACTGAAATTAATTTATGAAAGAAAAGTTGATGTTAAAAAACTGATAACCCATAGGTTTCCATTAGATGAATTTAATGAGGCCGTAAGGGTAGCTAAGCAAGGAGAGGCCATAAAGGTAATAATATATGATTGAGATTAAGGTAAAATAAAGTACTAAGGTTGCGACAAAAAGTCTTAATGCTCTTCTTACGTCATCTTCTTTAGGCAAATTACCTTCGCCTACTGAATAATAACCTGGTTTTTCAAGTTTCACATGCAGTATAGATGAAGCAAAAGATATTGGGTATCTGGCATTCAAACTTTCAATCCCGCTACTCTTAAGGGTCTTACATAAATCTCTAGGCTTATATCCAAGGAGGTATCCAGCTATAATCATTAGGATTCCAGTGAGCCTAGAAGGTATATAATTCATGATAGTGTCAACTTTCGCAGAAAACCATCCCTCTTTCTGTAACTCTAGTGTTTTATAACCAACCATACTATCCATTGTATTAGAAAATCTTTGTAGAAGTGCACCAGGATAGCCAAGAATAAGGAACCAGAAAATAGGTGAAGTTATACCATCAATGAGACTTTCAAATAAAGATTCAATAA
It encodes the following:
- the cutA gene encoding glyceraldehyde dehydrogenase subunit alpha; amino-acid sequence: MYIGKPIKRIEDLRLITGKGAYVDDIELPGTLFVAFVRSKYPHARIKVKKEEGIFTGEDINPGKDFPIATKETTYVGQPIAIVIAKDRYEAYDLIESVEVEYEELDYVLDPEKALEDKVKVHSGLSSNIYYHERWKGGDVEKAFKEADLTISDTLINQRVIASPLETRGALAYFDGNKLTFYSSTQSAHYLRRNLVDFLGFENIRVIQPDVGGAFGSKIIAHPEEYALAKLALILRKPLKWVPTRTEEFISAGHGRDKKLKFEVAVRKDGTILGIRGTLIANLGAPYPDANDDESGNVKSTVRMLPGIYKIIGADIDAYAVHTNITPTQSYRGAGRPEGIYFIERIVNIVADELGIDQYEIRLKNAIDTLPYTNIFGVTYDSGNVKKLLEIGKKYYDELKKEDGCVGVSSYIEITAFGPWEVARISVKYDGKITLVTGTGPHGQGDATAFAQIAADVLELPIEKIEVRWGDTEIIEDGIGTWGSRTVTIGGSAVLLASQKLKDKLIEIGAKILNADKEEVEYKEGNVTHKKNGNKVTFDEIVKNAFKMGESLDITAIYNVKQPPTTPYGVHLALVKVDETGKVFVKKYVAVDDVGTVINPLLAEGQAIGGIVQGMAQALLEGAFFDENGQLLTTNFQDYSIPTAVEIPEKIDWQYEILGKSPHPTGSKGIGEAGAIAATPTIINAVEQCIKKRITKMPVRFEELVS
- a CDS encoding M48 family metalloprotease, producing MNLIIFAILPLIFIGDRLQLRRLKSLFTIQGIRIFLDNNESVNAYIIGKNLVITKGFLKLDKSEQRAILAHEMSHIVLNHYLKMKIFVAVGLLFSLFLFQFNIVLSLISLILIFLLQKFISKRQEIQADRLAYSIVGDELKLVIKKYGDVESSIFSSHPTINTRLKMLSF
- a CDS encoding zinc-dependent dehydrogenase; translation: MKAVLLENGKVVIKEIPKPIIKDKGDVIVKMKACGLCGTDVEKICGQYTASQPILGHEPAGIIDESSVDFLKSGQRVFAHHHVPCYECYYCTHGSPTMCPYYRKTNLDPGGFAEYFRVPAWNVIRGGILILPDSVSFDEGAFIEPLATVVRAQRRVKINKGDSVLVVGAGPMGLLHVMMAKANGASTVITSDVSDFRIEYATKVGADYSLNARKTDIPSEVKKLTDGRGADVAIIASGSPSAILSGLLSVRKGGYVLLFGVPYKGTVLNYDISELLNNEISIISSNAAVEEDTKEALKLIYERKVDVKKLITHRFPLDEFNEAVRVAKQGEAIKVIIYD
- a CDS encoding cobalamin biosynthesis protein, which gives rise to MLPILYLAILFDLTLGEPPVYIHPVVWVGKISEKMIVPYKGYLYGVFVWVISVIPVLILLLIPLYIPSVIIQTILLTFFLKTSFSIKMLYELVKKSIPVNRENRKYAQQLVRRNVYELDDPHVASAVIESLFESLIDGITSPIFWFLILGYPGALLQRFSNTMDSMVGYKTLELQKEGWFSAKVDTIMNYIPSRLTGILMIIAGYLLGYKPRDLCKTLKSSGIESLNARYPISFASSILHVKLEKPGYYSVGEGNLPKEDDVRRALRLFVATLVLYFTLISIIYYYLYGLSLLSYPYGLIKFI